In the genome of Planococcus donghaensis, the window GTCCGATTTCTTTATACGTTTCAACCAGGTATTCCGGCAATTGATAAACCAAGTTGAATTGGTTCGCCACTTCGTTGCTTTCATCGCTTAATACGATGTATTCCAAGTCGTGTTTTTCTTGAATGGACATGGATTGATCGGGAGTTTGTGGGCTGATGGCAATCAGTTCAGCGCCTTGTCCGTGAATGTCACCAATGATTTGTTGGTACGCGCGTAGCTCCATATTACAGAACGGGCACCAGTTTCCGCGATAGAATGTTAGGACGACGGGTCCTTGCTTTAATTGTTCATAAAGCTCGATTGTTTTGCCAGTTGCATTCGGTAAGTTGAAGTTTGGTGCTTTCTCACCTTTTTTCAATCCTTTTTCTGCGCTCGATGCTTCCAATTCTTCCAAAGCATTTTGCATTTTCTCTTGGACTTCTGCAGGCGCTGTTGCTTTAAAGTTCTCTACGTATTGCTCAAACTCGTTCTTCATATTGGTTGTCATAAAAGTAAAACTCCCTTTTCATCTATTGATTGTATTGACCGCTTTTATGTCTAACTATTTGAAATGTTTTATGCGGTTAGTTTCGAACTTTACGGTATGTTAGAATGTAAGTCAATCATTCTGTTTGAAGGAGGATTCGCATGGAGAAGGATTCGAAAACAGGATATTCCTATGTCAGTCAGTATTTGTTTATCAATTTTTTAAATACGATTAATATCAAAAAAGTTTCCGTGACGGACTTTCTTGATGAAGAAAACGGCCTGGAAGATTGGCTTTCGTTTATGACGCAACAAGGCATACTGAATCAGCAGCAAGCAGAAAAGCTTCACAAGTCCCCAATTGATGTGGAGCGGGTAAAAGAATTTCGTGATCAATGGCGGGGGTATTTGTCTGGGCCGGAAGGGAATGAAATTCCTTTAGCTTCTTTAGCCACTTACACCGAAGATGCCCCTCTTTTTATTGATAAAACATTTACACCAGTGTCGAGCAAAGGAGGCACAGAAGGGTTTCTGGCATTGCTTTCTTTTGAGATGATCCAAGCCTTTCAACAAGGTGTTTTTAAAAAGATTAAAAAATGCGAGAGCTCACTTTGCTATGCTTTTTTTGTCGATACGAGCGGCAGAAGGCAATGGTGTTCAATGGAAGTTTGCGGGAATCGTGAAAAAGCACGCAAACATTACGTGAAAAAAGGAAATATATAAATCACGCCCCTGTGCAAAAAAATTCTAAATGATTTTGACAATACTCAACAATTCATACTCCATACATTGCCACACCCGCAGCATAAATACTGCGGGTGTGGCTTTTCCTGTTTATTCATTTCCTCATCCAATAACCGTTTGTGTAAACGGGACCAAAATAGGGAACGCTTATATCAATAGGTTAGTCACCTGACTTGATCAGAAAAGGAGTAGTTCACCATGGCAGAAAAAAGAGATGAAATCATCCTGAGAGGGTTGCAGGAAAATAATTTGAAAAATGTCGATTTGAATATCCCGAAAGAGAAGATAAATGTGTTTACCGGCCTGTCGGGTTCAGGCAAAAGCTCGGTTGTTTTTGATACATTAGCAACAGAAAGCAGAAGGCAAATGACGCTGAACTACCCGCTGTATATCCGGCACCAGATGCCGAGGTATGAACGGCCGCGTGCCGACTTGATGCAGCATTTAAGTCCGGTGGTCGTTGTCGAACAGAAACCGGTAAGAGGAAATTCGCGTTCAACTGTTGGCACTTATATGGATATCGATCCGTTGATCCGCTTGCTGTTTTCGCGGATTGGCAGCCCGCCGATCGGCTCAGCCGCCGAGTTTTCGAGTGACAGTTCTTTCGGCAAATGTCCGGAGTGCAGTGGACTCGGCGAAATTATTGCGCCGGATATCCACAAACTCATCGATCATTCGAAGTCGCTCCGGGAGTCCGCGGTAAGATTCAGACCGCTCGCGCCGCCCGGCTGGCAAGGAAGATGGATGGTGGACGGCGGATTGTTTGATCCAGACCTTCCCATCAAGGATTACACAGAAGAAAAATACAATCTTCTGGTCTACGGTCCGCGGGAAGGCGAGCGGGCATTCAGTACTTATTATTACAAAGTAGGCAATCGAGACATCGAATGGGACGGCATTCTTCCTCGGTTTATCCGCTTGTACATTAACCGAGACCTCTCAAAATTGAAAGTAACGTCGCAGGACGATGTGCTGGCGGTAACGGCACGTACACTGTGTCCGATCTGCGAAGGTTCTGGGTTGAATCCGAAAGTGTTGGAAAGCAAAATCAACGGCTTGAATATCGCGCAGTACGACCGGCTGGAAATGACGGATTTGCTGGGTGAACTGGGGAAAATAAACGATCCGGTTGGTACGTCGATTGCGCAGCAGGTGTTACCGGGTGTCAAGCAGCTGGTGGATTTGGGACTTGGCTATTTGTGTTTGGCGCGAAAAGTGGGCACTTTGTCTGGAGGGGAAGCGCAGCGCGTGAAAATTGCGCGCCACTTGGGCAGCAGTCTGAACAATATCACGTATATATTCGACGAACCGAGTGCCGGGCTGCATCCAGAAGAAATCGAGAAGTTGACGCACATGCTGAAAAGTTTGAGAGACAACTACAACACCGTCGTCGTCATCGAACACAATTTGGCCGTCATTAAAATAGCGGATGAAATTATCGAAATGGGTCCGGGTGCGGGTGTGACCGGCGGTCGAGTAGTTTATCAGGGCGCACAAGAAGGCTTGCAGAAAGCATCCGCGATCACTGATTTAAACCATAAAGTCGCTGTCAATAAAACCCCGCGACAGGTAGAAAACAGTTTTTCAATCAACAATGCATCTGCGAATAACTTAAAAAATGTAAGTGTGGAAATTCCGAAAAACGTGTTGGTGTCGGTATGCGGTGTGTCGGGTTCTGGGAAGAGTTCGTTAATGTTTGACGCATTTATAGAAAATTATCCCGAAACCATCGCTGTGAGGCAAAGTGGCATTGGAACATCGAGCCGTTCGACACTCGCGACCTATATGGGAATCATGGATGACATCCGATCGATTCTTGCCAAAGAAACAGGGCAGCCTGTGGGCTTATTCAGCTTTAATTCGATAGGAGCCTGTCCTGTTTGCGAAGGCAAAGGCGTCACCACGCCGGATGTGGCATTCGCGGATCCCGTCACCGTTACTTGCGAAGCGTGCAAAGGAACGCGCTATTCTGATGAGGCGCTGTCGTATCGTCACTTAGGGAAAAATATTGTGGAGATTTTGGAACTGTCGATTGACGAAACCAATCATTATTTGAAAATGCCGAAAATCGTTAAAAAAGTGGACACTTTAAAAGATGTCGGCTTGGGCTACCTGACACTCGGCCAGACGACCAGTTCGTTGAGCGGCGGCGAAGTGCAGCGTCTCAAACTCGCCAGTCACCTGAAAAAAGAAGGGCAGATTTACTTGCTCGATGAACCCTCATTGGGACTGCACACAAAAGACAATGCCCACCTATTAGCTGTATTCCAAGGACTCGTTGACAGAGGGAATTCGGTGATCCTCATCGAGCACAACCTGGACTTTATCGCGGCAAGCGACTGGGTCATCGAAATGGGTCCAGGTGGCGGTAAAAGAGGAGGAGAAATCCTATTTGAGGGAACACCGGAAGCGATGCTCGAGTCAGATACGGTGACGGCGAAGTGGCTGAGAAAAGATGCAAAGAGATGAAAAGGTTTTTCTAACACATCGAGCACATACTGCATATGATTCATCTATGCTAAAAAAATCGGTTTGCTGGAGCAGGTTTAAGGGAAAGTACGTTTATAAGGGAGTTTTTAGTAATAATAAGAAAGTCTTAACCAATTTTATTACTGGATTCTGGGAACTGAATTGTGATCTATTATTCAGTTAAATATTTTAGAAAAGGGGAGGAAAAAAGATGACGGAAATTTCGTGGTCAAGATTAATGTTATCTGCAATGCTGATGTCTGTATTGACTTTAGCAGCATGTGGCAATGACGATTCTTCAGAAGAAGGAACAACCGATGACTCGGATCCTGTAACAGAAGAAAGTACAGAAGAGGGCTCAGAAGAAAGCGCTGAAGAGGGCACTAATGAAAGCGCAGAAACTGAACCAAAAGTTACGGAGTTTGAACCAGCATTCCCAGAACAAACACGAGCACCTGCAGTAGTGACTGAGACAGAAATTAATACGGAAGTAGTGGTTGACGGTCTTGGCGTGTCTTGGGGTATGGCAGAGTTTGAACCAAACCGCTTGCTTGTGACGCAAAGAGATGCAGCAGAACTTCTTATCATCAATCTTGATGAAGGCTCTGTGTCAGACCCAATCGAAGGTACACCAGAAGTAAATAACGAAGATCAAGGTGGTTTGCTTGATGTAGCGGTTGCACCTGATTTTGATGAATCAAGATTAGTGTTTATGACGTTTGCTCAAGATATCGAAGGCGGTACGGTAACTGCAGTTGGTAAAGGGATGTTATCTGAAGATGAAACTTCACTTGAAAATTTTGAAGTGATCTTCCAAGCGACACCAGCATATGAAGGTACACTTCACTATGGTGGACGCATTATCTTTGATGAGGAAGGCAACCTATTCTTAACAACTGGTGAGCGTTCAGATGACCCAATTCGCGAACGTGCACAAGACTTGGATGCTTACTTAGGTAAAGTTATTCACATTACACAAGACGGAGAACCGGTAGATTCAAATCCGTTTATCGAAGATGAAGAAGCGCTAGATGGTATTTACAGCTACGGTCACCGTAATATTCAAGGGATAGATTATAACCCTGCAACAGGAGACTTATGGATTGTTGAATTTGGTCCACAAGCTGGGGATGAACTGAATATTATTGAACCTGGTAATAATTACGGATGGCCAATTGTTTCTTATGGTATTGAATACTCTGGTGATTTGATCAATGGCGGTATTTCAGAACACGAGGCGCAAGGTTTTGTGGAACCAAGATATTATTGGGATCCAACAAGTGCACCAAGTGGTATGGCATTCTATGATAATGACGCAATTCCTGAGTGGGAAAACAACTTGTTCATCGGTGGTTTAGCACCGAGCTATATTGTCCGTGTCGTTATTGAAGATGACATGATTGTTGGAGAAGAACGTCTGTTAACAGATGAAGGCGAACGTTTCCGTGACATTCTTGTAACTGAGGCTGGCGCGCTTATTGCCATCACGGATGGCGGTATGGTTTATAAGGTTTCTGCAGGAGGGGAATAAGTTATTGTTCTCTGAAAGCATCTAACTTTATAACAATAGTAAGAAGCAGGCAATCATGGAAACCCGTGATTGCCTGCTTTTTTTGTCTGTACAGGTAATTAAATTATTAAAGTTTGCCTCTGTATAAAAAACTATTCCGAACAAGTTAGATTTTATACATAGGGACAGGTTTTGACATGTGAAAAAGTAAAGTATGTGAGCTAGGTTAAATCGACTCTGCGATAAAAATAACGAAATATTCAAACTTTTTCAGTCTTCCGACTGGTAATCGAACATAGGTTCTGTTATATTAAGTGCATACCACTATGGAATGAGGTGTATTTCGATGGTGCTTGCGATTAAAGAAGTGAACGGATTTGAAAAAGGGAAGAAATATACGAGAGATCTTAAGCTTTTGTCGTGCTTTAAAAATGACGAATATCGTGTAGTCGCTTTAGGAGATAAAGATGGCAATGTTCTTTATTGGACAACCACAAAAAATTCACCTGAATATCAAAATTTCCGCATAAAAGCTACCTACACATTTAAAGTTAGCTATATTTCTACAGTATTTGACCCTTCTACTCCTAAGGTTGTTATTGCAGAATTGAATGACCTAACAACTGAGAACAGTATGCATGGGAAGGCAGACCAATATAAATTAAATGCTTAATATATATAATTGTAAAAAGAACCTTGGCAGTCTCAAGGTTCTTTTTGTTTAGCTTTATAATTGTTTTGCTCCCTGGGAAGAGGAAATTAACTTTGTGGCGATTGCGATTGGGCTAACGAATGGAAAAAGCGGGGCTGATCAAAGAACTGAAATTTATGTATCCGAAACGGACCGGGTTGTTGGATGAGTTGGGGAAGATTGGGGAGGGTTAAATAGACGAGTGCGCTGGGAAACAAAGCAATAATATGCAATGATAGTATAAGCAAGTAAACATAAAGGAGTGACACAATGGACGGATTAGTAAAACAAAAATTAGGTGAGATACTCGATGTGTTTGAGGGGCTTCCTCATTGTAAAGTTGAGCCGAGTGTAGACGATCAGCTTGTAATCACCAGTGAAAAACCGGTTCTGTGGAGTGACTCACTCGAGAACCAAGATGCGGAATCTACGCATAAAATCGGAACGATTAAACCACACAAAGCGTCACTTGGGCTTTATATCGATTTTCCGCATGGTTATATTGATGACAGCAAGCTAGAAAAAATTATGAACCCTGAAGGAACGTTAATGTATTATCCGCCTGGTACGAAGACGTCTACTGTGAAAAGCTGGTGGCGGTTCCGCTCTGATGAAAAATTTGACAGTATCCACCTGGTTTTAAGAAAAATTGAGTTAGCTTATTATAATTTTAAAAGGGAAGACTGGATTGAGTTAATGCGAGAGATTACTGACGCTCATGAAGAAAAATGAAAACCGGCTCCTTAGACAGAAGTAATTCTAATGGATGACGACAACAAACAATAGTATATAACTGATCCATTGCTACACCTGCGAAATCAACATCGCAGGTGTAGCTTTTTTCATTCTATTCATTTTCAAAAATAATGTGCGATCTAGAGAATTAGGAAGGTAAGCAATTGCGAAATTGGGTAAAGATGAATAGAGTGAATCGATTTACCTGAAATCTATAAGAGCGAATTAGAAAGCTCTTATGTGCGTTCCAGGACTATTTAAGAAGTGAGGGAAAGCCCGTGGAATACATTTTCATTTCGGTTGCAGTGATACTGACTTTGCTAGTTGCTGTCTTTATTTACTTTAGAAAGGAAAGGCAGGCCTTAGCGCAAATAGAAGAACTACACGTTGAAGAAACGACAGAAGAAAGCGATACGGTTGAACCAGAGCCAGAAGATGATGACAGCCAGTTGAACCCGACAGTATCGGAAGTAGATAAAGAGGAAGTCGTCAAAAGCGGGTATGAGAAAATCGAACTGCCCACGAATATGATTCCGATTATTGCCCAGACCCTAAAAGACGGAGCGGTCGTGCTCCACCAAAGTCGGACGTACCGCGTGGAGTTCAGCCCGGAAGTAGTGAAGGGTCTGAAAGATAAGAGCATGAAGTTGATTGGTCGGGTAGATGGCAAAGGGTATATGCCGGCAGTGAAAAAAGAGGGCGTGAAAGGAATTTATGAACAAGCGGTTCTTGTGAAGCGTATAAATCCAGCGCTTTTGGCACACGCGAGCGTGAACTTGTTGACGACGGTCGTTGGCCAGCAACAGCTCATGGAAATCCAAAGCTCCTTGAAAAGCATGGAACAAAAGCTCGAAGCTTTGATTCAGCACCGGGAAAATGATTTTGCAGGACGGATCGAGGCGCGCTTTGGCTATTTCAAAGAAGTCATTGAACGCTTCCGCCGAAACGGCATTACGCTTGGTGGGGTGGAAGATGCAGAAATTGAAGGGTTTTATACGGCGACCTTGCAAGATTTAAACGTATTGATGAAAGACTTGAAAGGGATCGTTGCAAACATCGAAGGCTTAAAAGAACACGAAACGCTACGGAAATGGGGAGAAGCTCCCGTGAAAAAAGAGTACGAGCAGCTTGTTGGGCAGTTTAACGCCAAGCAAGAGCTTGTGCTGCTCAATGTACAGTTTATTGAGGAATGCTACGAACCGTATCTCCGGACCATCCGGAACTTTGAGGAAGCGGCCGTCAAATCACAGGCATTAGCGGCGATTGTTGTAGAGAACCATTCCATCATTAGAGCGATCGAAGAAAAAGTAAAAAGCATCGAAGAAAACTACAGAGTGAAGATTAATTTTGGCATCAAGGCTTTAAAATACCGCAATTTGGAGAGCTTAAAGGAACTTTCGCCCAAAAAAATCAGCCAGCAACAAGTAGCGGAAAAAGAGATTCCGTCCGAATTGCTGGTTGAAGTGATGGAAGATGATAGGGCTTATGCATATGTGCGCGCGAAAAACGAATAGTTGAAACCATACTAAAAAACACTCTTTGTTGATTGCTTGGCATCTCCATGCTGATACATCGATAAGAGGGAAAACGAAAGCGGAGGGGTGTCTCTGGTGAACCGACTTTTAGCGATTAGTGATATTCACGGAGAGCTTGAATTGTTTAATGAGTTATTGGAGAAGGTAGAATATGACGCCGCAGTAGATCAGCTGATTTTACTAGGAGATTATGTAGACCGAGGGCCGAATTCAAAAGGGGTATTGGACCGCGTCATGGAATTGAAAAAGCAGGGAGCCATTGTTTTGCGGGGCAACCATGACCAAATGATGCTGGAGGCGGCAGACGGGGAACCTGGAGCGAAAATCAACTGGATACGTAATGGGGGACTAGCTACATTGCAAAACTACGGTTTTTCCGTAGTGGATACAACTCTTCCTGTGTCACAACTCTTTTGGGAGCATATTGAGTTTATTCGGAAAACAGCTTATTACCATGAAACGGATGATTATATTTTTGTGCATGCTGGGGTTCAACCGGGTATCCCGCCTCACGAAACGGACCCTTACCTGTTAATGTGGATTCGCCAGGAATTTCACCAAGGATATTCGGGAGAAAAGACGGTAATTTTTGGCCACACTCCGACCTTTGTACTTCGAGAGACGGAAAATTACGCTGTTTATTTCGGCGACAATCAGATTATCGGAATCGACGGAGGCGCGGTTTACGGTGGGCAATTAAATTGTTTAGAACTGCCGAGTAGGAAGGTTTATTGGGTAAGGAAAAGCTAATATGAGGACAGATTTACATAAAAAAGTCGCAGTTAAATATGCGGCTTTTTTTATGTGAAAGGAATCTCTTAAGTCAACTAACTCGTGGTTAGTATTTTCAAATTCAATAGTCTGTGCAGCTGAAAGTGTTTCACGAATTTTACCGTTCCCTGTGAGATGCACTATATATGACAACCAATGGACCAATACAAAATCCGCATGGTAGTTCAGTAGTACTCATAGAAGCTATACCATTTGATTTATTTTTGTAAATATTCAAATTATTTCGTGTTCCGTAGTTGTTATTATGATTTCCATTTAATAGAATAAAATAGAAATAAGAGTGATTTTCCAAAAGGAGGAAATATATTGGTGATTAAAAAGTCTTTTGCTCATGTAATGCTTGCTTCCGTATTGGCGCTATCAGTGGTCCCTACTGCTTTGGCGCACGATGAACTCGATAGTTCAGGTGTATCAAAAGGAGAGCAAGGAGTATTTTCCAATGAAGAAATTGCAAATCTGAGCGAAGCGAAGGTGGAAGGATCTAAAAATCTTTCATTCCTTAAGGAAGCTGGCGCAGCTCAGTTAAAAGAAATTGATGGCGTCCAAAACAACACAGCTGATGTCTTCGCCTATAAAGGCTATGCCTACGTCGGCACGCATACAGCCAATGGAGGCAACGGCGGCGTTCGAGTTTTTGACTTGAAAGACCCTGCCAATCCGGTAGAAGTTGCGGTCTTTGCAAACGAGGACGTAGATAATACGTGGCAGGAAAAAGTCATCGTCAAAAGTATTAATACTCCCGACTTCAAAGGTGACCTAGCCGTCGTGAGTGTCCAGCAGTTGAACCGCAATGCAAAAGATACGTCCGGCGGATTCTTGCTATATGATGTGACCAATCCGACCAACCCCAAAAAGCTTGGCTACTGGGAAACCTACGAAAACACGCGCGGTACCCATGAACTTTACTTGACGATGCAAGGAAACAAAGCACTTGTCCTGGCTTCTAATCCATACGCTGATTACTACAGCCACGGCGAACACAAAGACTTTACGATTGTCGATGTGTCCAATCCGGCAGAACCGGAAACATTGTGGGAATTCGATCCACGGATTCTGGATGAAGTACCCGCTGATTTTAATGGCTACCACTGGAAATCGCCGGATGGCAAAACTCGTCCTGTGTTCAATCACAGTGTCATCACTGACAATAATGCGCAATATGCTTATGTTTCCATGTGGGATCTTGGCACCATCATCTTTGATATTACCGACCCGGAAAATCCAGTCTATTTGAGCAGCACTGACTATGCATCTAATCAGCAAGGCTCAGCCCATTCAGCAGCTTTGGCCAAAGGCGGCAATGTACTGATTGAAACCCGTGAAGTCTCTATGCCGGTGCGTCCGGGCTACGAGGAGTCCTATGGCTATACGCGAATCTTTGATATTAAAGATAAAGCGAATCCTGTGTTATTGAGTGAGTTTAAAACGGACTTGACCGAAAAAGTCGAAGATGGCCCGACGTTTAACAATACGGTGCACGATCCGAAAGTGCATGGCAACACACTTTACTTGAGCCATTATGCGGGCGGAGTTTATACAGTGGATATCACTGACCCGGCCAACCCGAAACAAATCGGCCAATATACGCCTGACCAAGCAAATGTCTGGGGTGTATTCGTGGATCGCAATTACGTCCTGGCTTCTGATATGGGCCAAGGTTTGAAAGTGCTTGTAAAAAATAACGCCAAACAGTAAATGGTGGATAGAGCGGAAAAAATAAACTAGAAAGGAGCAGTGCCAGTTATTCCCTGGCGCTGCTCCTGTTTTTTTTCGCTTAATACGATGGCTTTAACCCATTTATCTTTAAAAATATACAGCAATAAGTGTTTGCGACATAGGATCCATCTTACAATTATTTCTCCGCCTCCTGCGCAACTTTCACACTCCCCGGATCAAAAAACTTATCCACCAAATCGTAAATCGTGATCAGCTCGTAAAGAATCGTGAATTCAGGGGGGAATTCAGTAGGGCGCCTGGCGTCACTTGCTGTGATGCCTTTACTGTTGTCCCAAAACAGATCGGTAATATTTTTTAATTGGCATTGATGCTTTTCGTGATCGTAGTCGATCGAGTGTTTCAAGTCGTTCGCAAGTTCAGTTACAGCGTGCATAATAACTTGTCGCTCGGCAGTGGTCCAGGACAAGTTGTGCAGCGGGATGTAAAGCAAAGCATCTAAATGGAATTCTAAGTTATGTAAAAAGAGCAATTGCTTTTCTGCCATTTGAAGCTCAGCTTCTCGCTCGCGAACCCACGGATACAAACTGGATTCGTCGCGCTGGAAATGGATCAGTTTCTCGGTTTTTCGAATTTCAGTGATCAGTTCTTTTACGATCAACTGCTCTTTTTGACGGTTCGCGTCACTGTCAAAAAGGATGGTTTGGAATGTCTCTTCCAACATATTGCCCGCGCGTTCCCCAATGCGTTGAATGCTCTTCAAAATATCTTTTCGGTAGTTAGGCGGAAACACGAGCATATTTACAGCAGTAGATACTAACAATCCAATGGTCGTCGTCCCTAAACGAATAAAAAAAGAAATCAAAATATGTTCATGAATCACTTCGACCATTGCGACAGAGGTTAATGTGGCAACCAGTAAACCGGCATGCAAATTGAGTCGGTAACAAGCTAAAATCGTTGCTACTGCAGCGAGCGTATAAGTAATCGGGGAATTCCCGAAAAGTGTGATAAAGAGGACAGCGAATGCAGAGCCAATCGCGGATGCTGGGAACCGAACGAGTCCCTTTTTAATCGAGTCGCTAACTGTAGGTTCGATCGTCACGATGGCAGTGATTACTGCAAAAACGGGCGGCCACCCAAACCATTCACAAATGACGGCGGTTAAAAAGATGGCAATCCCGGTTTTGACAATTCGGCTGCCGTTAAAGTGAAAAGAACGCATTTTTTATCCATCAGCTCCTTTCTGTAATTTTTCTCCTATGGTCCAGTATATCATCCAATTTCTTACGTACTGCAACACCTTTTTTTCTACTCGCGTCTAGCTACTTGCAAAACTTACATTCGCTGCAAAGGTTTTGTAGCTGCCATTCATAATGTATACGAGCCGGAAAATGAACGGAATAGGTAGCGAGCGACAATGCTTTCTACCTTTCTTTCTGGTTTCATGTTATTTTGGTATATACTAAAGATACAAATTTTACTTCTTTTGGAGTTGGAATCATGAAAACAATTGCGGATATAGCTCAATTAGCGGGTGTAGCAAAAAGCACCGTGTCGCGGTATCTTAATGGCGGTTCGATCAGCGTGGCCACCAAAAGAAAAATCGAGCGAATTATACATGAAACAGGATATACGCCCAATAACTTTGCGCAAAGTTTAAAAGCCAAAAAACCAAATATTATCGGAACGATTGTGCCACGTCTCGATTCGTTTGCCTCTTCTCAAGTTTTGATGGGGATTGACGAACAACTGAGAGGTTTGAATTATCAAATGTTGATCGCTAATACCAGTCAAGATTTGGTACGCGAAATAGAAAGTATTTATAGTTTGTACAACCAAAAAGTTGCCGGGATTATTTTACTGGCCACACAAATTTCAGAGGCACACTTAAAAGCATTTGAAGAAACAAATTTACCCGTGATTCTAGTCGGTCAACAACACGATCAACTGTACAGTTTAATCCATGACGATGATTCGGCTGGCTATGATTTAGGGAAATACGTGTTGAAAAACGGTCATCAAAAAATTGCTTATTTAGGTGTGACCGAAAAAGATATAGCTGTAGGCGTACGAAGAAAAGAAGGGTTTAAAAGAGCAATCAGTGAAGACGACAATTGTGAAGTGAATTATTATGAAACTAGCTTTAAAATGGAAAATGCAGTTGAAGTGACATCTTCCATCATTGAGAGTTTTGATCCTTCGATTATCGTATGTGCAACTGATAATATTGCTTTAGGAGCGTTAAAGGCTGCTCATTTAAAAGAGATTGACGTTCCATCCAGTTTATCAATTGCTGGATTTGGCGGGTATGATGTAACCGGAATTATCCATCCTGGCTTAACAACAGTTAAGTTTCATTATGAAAAAGTAGGGAGAATGGCAGCCACTAGTTTAGTAACCTTATTGAACGGTGGCGAAATTCCACGCTCTCAATTGTCTGATTATCAGATAATTGAGCGAGAAAGCGTTGACAATAAATTAAAGCGGTAATATAATCAGTGAATGGAATCGGTTTTATTGGAATAAAAATGGAACCGGTTTTATAATAGCTTGAAATGGAACCGGT includes:
- a CDS encoding LVIVD repeat-containing protein; amino-acid sequence: MIKKSFAHVMLASVLALSVVPTALAHDELDSSGVSKGEQGVFSNEEIANLSEAKVEGSKNLSFLKEAGAAQLKEIDGVQNNTADVFAYKGYAYVGTHTANGGNGGVRVFDLKDPANPVEVAVFANEDVDNTWQEKVIVKSINTPDFKGDLAVVSVQQLNRNAKDTSGGFLLYDVTNPTNPKKLGYWETYENTRGTHELYLTMQGNKALVLASNPYADYYSHGEHKDFTIVDVSNPAEPETLWEFDPRILDEVPADFNGYHWKSPDGKTRPVFNHSVITDNNAQYAYVSMWDLGTIIFDITDPENPVYLSSTDYASNQQGSAHSAALAKGGNVLIETREVSMPVRPGYEESYGYTRIFDIKDKANPVLLSEFKTDLTEKVEDGPTFNNTVHDPKVHGNTLYLSHYAGGVYTVDITDPANPKQIGQYTPDQANVWGVFVDRNYVLASDMGQGLKVLVKNNAKQ
- a CDS encoding FUSC family protein, whose translation is MRSFHFNGSRIVKTGIAIFLTAVICEWFGWPPVFAVITAIVTIEPTVSDSIKKGLVRFPASAIGSAFAVLFITLFGNSPITYTLAAVATILACYRLNLHAGLLVATLTSVAMVEVIHEHILISFFIRLGTTTIGLLVSTAVNMLVFPPNYRKDILKSIQRIGERAGNMLEETFQTILFDSDANRQKEQLIVKELITEIRKTEKLIHFQRDESSLYPWVREREAELQMAEKQLLFLHNLEFHLDALLYIPLHNLSWTTAERQVIMHAVTELANDLKHSIDYDHEKHQCQLKNITDLFWDNSKGITASDARRPTEFPPEFTILYELITIYDLVDKFFDPGSVKVAQEAEK
- a CDS encoding LacI family DNA-binding transcriptional regulator, whose protein sequence is MKTIADIAQLAGVAKSTVSRYLNGGSISVATKRKIERIIHETGYTPNNFAQSLKAKKPNIIGTIVPRLDSFASSQVLMGIDEQLRGLNYQMLIANTSQDLVREIESIYSLYNQKVAGIILLATQISEAHLKAFEETNLPVILVGQQHDQLYSLIHDDDSAGYDLGKYVLKNGHQKIAYLGVTEKDIAVGVRRKEGFKRAISEDDNCEVNYYETSFKMENAVEVTSSIIESFDPSIIVCATDNIALGALKAAHLKEIDVPSSLSIAGFGGYDVTGIIHPGLTTVKFHYEKVGRMAATSLVTLLNGGEIPRSQLSDYQIIERESVDNKLKR